Within the Sulfurimonas aquatica genome, the region GAAAATCAATATCTATTTTACATACTCTCTCATAGAGGGACCGTTTAAAAATCTGTGTCAATCGGGTAAAATAACAATTACTCAAGGACACACAGATGAAGATAGAAATAGATGCAGAGCAATTTGCTCGTGATATAAAGGCTGGTAAGAGTATCAGTGGTAAAGATGGAGCATTAAGCTCTTTAATAAAGCAACTTACAGAAGCTGCTCTCTCCGCAGAAATAGATTCCCATTTAACACAAGATATCTCAAAGAACCGTAAAAATGGCTATGCCACTAAAACTATGAAAAGTGAACATGGTGAATTTGAACTTGATGTTCCAAGAGACCGTAGTGGTAGTTTTGAGCCTGAGATTGTAAAGAAAAATCAACGAACTATGTCAGGTGAGATAGAAGATAAAATACTTGCTCTTTACTCTCATGGTAACAGCTACTCTCAAATAGCAAAGCTTATCGAAGATATTTACGGTGTAGGCTTTTCTAAGGGTGCAATCAGTACAGTAACAGATAAAATAATACCTATGCTTCAAGAGTGGAAAGTTCGTCCTCTTGAAGAAGTATATCCTTTTATATTTTTAGATGCGATTCACTATAAAGTAAAAGAGGATGGAAGATATATCTCAAAAGCATTTTATACCGTTCTCGGTGTCGGCATTGATGGGAAGAAAGAGATACTTGGTCTCTATCTCAATGAGAGTGAAGGTGCTAAGTTCTGGCTACAGGTACTTACTGATTTATCTCATCGTGGTGTTAAAGATATACTCATCGCTTCCGTTGATGGTTTAAAAGGCTTTCCTGAAGCCATAAACTCAGTCTATCCTGACACAGAAGTACAACTCTGTATTGTTCATCAAATCCGAAATTCACTTAAATATGTAGGTTCCGCTAATCAAAAGCAGTTCGCAAAAGAGTTGAAGAAAGTCTATCAAGCCTTTACGAAAGAAGAAGCTGAAATTGAACTCGATAAGCTTGAAGAAAAATGGGGTAAAAAATATCCAATCGTTTTTACTTCTTGGAGAAATAAATGGGATAATCTGTCTGTATATTTTAAATATCCAGCTGATATTAGAAAAGTAATCTATACCACCA harbors:
- a CDS encoding IS256 family transposase — translated: MKIEIDAEQFARDIKAGKSISGKDGALSSLIKQLTEAALSAEIDSHLTQDISKNRKNGYATKTMKSEHGEFELDVPRDRSGSFEPEIVKKNQRTMSGEIEDKILALYSHGNSYSQIAKLIEDIYGVGFSKGAISTVTDKIIPMLQEWKVRPLEEVYPFIFLDAIHYKVKEDGRYISKAFYTVLGVGIDGKKEILGLYLNESEGAKFWLQVLTDLSHRGVKDILIASVDGLKGFPEAINSVYPDTEVQLCIVHQIRNSLKYVGSANQKQFAKELKKVYQAFTKEEAEIELDKLEEKWGKKYPIVFTSWRNKWDNLSVYFKYPADIRKVIYTTNIIESVHRQFRTLTKTKGAFPNDNSLLKLLYMGIQNASKKWTMPVRNWSLTISQLSIHFEGRLDKALNL